In one Pseudomonadota bacterium genomic region, the following are encoded:
- a CDS encoding heme-dependent oxidative N-demethylase subunit alpha family protein, with protein sequence MSDSVLQRHVPYPATEARRLPGMQMLAPRDWLVFDEAEAAQCALRRRLLGERRAEVLAAMRGTEALMSEACAVISEHLARDHGRPGVARFEDLAGAIQEDVIILEKRDGAHVMAAALLCFPASWTLAEKIGRPMARIHAPVAAIDARMDAMIEAVFAAVTPARPLWRYNQLWYRDPALFQPRREDDPRGHKAGDYLRTERQCLVRMPSGALLFTIHTYVVHRDDL encoded by the coding sequence ATGTCGGATTCGGTGCTCCAGCGGCACGTGCCATACCCGGCGACGGAGGCGCGGCGTTTGCCCGGGATGCAGATGCTCGCCCCGCGGGACTGGCTGGTCTTCGACGAGGCGGAGGCGGCGCAATGCGCGCTGAGGCGGAGGCTCCTGGGCGAGCGGCGCGCGGAGGTGCTGGCGGCGATGCGGGGCACGGAGGCGCTGATGTCAGAGGCCTGCGCGGTGATCTCGGAGCATCTCGCGCGCGATCACGGACGGCCCGGCGTCGCGCGCTTCGAGGATCTGGCGGGGGCGATCCAGGAGGATGTGATCATCCTCGAGAAGCGGGACGGGGCCCATGTCATGGCGGCGGCGCTGCTCTGCTTCCCGGCGTCCTGGACGCTTGCCGAGAAGATCGGCCGACCCATGGCGCGCATCCACGCGCCCGTGGCCGCGATCGACGCGCGCATGGACGCGATGATCGAGGCGGTCTTCGCGGCGGTGACGCCCGCGCGTCCGCTCTGGCGCTACAACCAGCTCTGGTATCGGGATCCCGCACTTTTCCAGCCGCGGCGCGAAGACGATCCGCGGGGTCACAAGGCGGGGGATTACCTGCGCACGGAGCGCCAGTGCCTGGTGCGGATGCCCTCGGGCGCGCTTCTCTTCACGATCCACACTTACGTGGTGCATCGCGACGATCTCTAG
- a CDS encoding calcium/sodium antiporter: protein MGDILLVIFGLAGLILGGELLVRGAATAARAFGVSPLVIGLTLVGFGTSAPELATSVQAALADAPGIALGNVVGSNIGNILLILGLGALLAPIAVDRAALRGDMIALALATLAATALIATGGVSRGAGAVLLAGLAAYLWRTLATSPKVPGAREGTAFGPLLLALAGLAITIAAARALVLGASSLAAGLGVPEAVIGLTLVAIGTSLPELVTTLIAARKREMDLALGNIVGSNLFNILGILGVTALVAPIPDVAAIRGFDVWVMLAATAVLLVLLVTRPVLARISGALALLAYGAYLAALFSM from the coding sequence ATGGGCGATATCCTCCTCGTCATCTTCGGTTTGGCCGGGCTCATCCTTGGCGGTGAGCTTCTCGTGCGCGGCGCCGCCACCGCGGCGCGTGCCTTCGGTGTCTCTCCCCTCGTGATCGGGCTCACGCTGGTGGGCTTCGGGACCTCCGCGCCCGAGCTCGCCACGAGCGTGCAAGCGGCGCTGGCGGATGCACCGGGCATCGCGCTGGGCAACGTCGTGGGCTCAAATATCGGTAACATCCTCCTCATCCTTGGCCTAGGCGCGCTGCTTGCCCCCATCGCGGTGGACCGCGCGGCCTTGCGCGGAGACATGATAGCGCTCGCCCTCGCTACCCTCGCGGCCACGGCGCTCATCGCCACGGGCGGCGTTTCCCGCGGGGCGGGCGCGGTGCTCCTCGCGGGCCTCGCCGCCTATCTCTGGCGCACGCTCGCCACCTCGCCCAAGGTGCCCGGCGCGCGGGAAGGCACCGCGTTCGGCCCGCTGCTTCTCGCCCTCGCGGGCCTTGCCATCACCATCGCCGCCGCGCGCGCCCTCGTCCTCGGCGCGTCTAGCCTCGCCGCGGGCCTCGGCGTCCCCGAGGCGGTCATCGGGCTTACACTCGTGGCCATCGGCACCTCGCTCCCGGAGCTCGTCACCACCCTGATTGCTGCCCGCAAGCGCGAGATGGACCTCGCCCTCGGCAATATCGTGGGCTCGAACCTCTTCAACATCCTGGGCATCCTCGGCGTCACGGCCCTCGTCGCCCCCATTCCCGACGTCGCCGCCATCCGCGGCTTCGATGTCTGGGTCATGCTGGCGGCCACCGCCGTCCTGCTCGTGCTCCTCGTCACACGCCCGGTCCTCGCCCGCATCTCGGGTGCGCTCGCGCTCCTCGCCTACGGGGCCTACCTCGCGGCGCTCTTCTCGATGTAA
- a CDS encoding enoyl-CoA hydratase/isomerase family protein: protein MSTPAPTIANDVLTLERRGKVAVLTLTNGENKQNLAFAEAMKAALAEVERDASVKSLVITSSDEKNWSQGVDLNWLMAAMHGGKQDDIRAFMYAMNDVFAGLLTLPVPVIGALTGHAFGNGAMLACCCDFRVMRADRGYFCFPEVDISIPFLPSMIAFTRKAIPEPRFNDLILSGRRATAEDLLADKVITAAFPDAEATLAGALELAEGFSKSRAIFGELKRRMHRDILRVMREEDPAYIDPLNLTV, encoded by the coding sequence ATGTCCACCCCCGCCCCCACGATCGCCAACGATGTCCTCACGCTGGAGCGGCGCGGCAAGGTGGCCGTGCTCACGCTCACCAATGGCGAGAACAAGCAAAACCTCGCCTTCGCCGAGGCGATGAAAGCGGCCCTCGCGGAAGTGGAGCGCGACGCTTCCGTCAAATCCCTCGTCATCACCTCGAGCGACGAGAAGAACTGGTCGCAGGGCGTGGATCTCAATTGGCTCATGGCGGCCATGCATGGCGGCAAGCAGGACGACATCCGCGCCTTCATGTACGCGATGAACGACGTCTTCGCCGGGCTCCTGACGCTGCCAGTGCCGGTCATCGGCGCGCTCACCGGCCACGCCTTCGGCAATGGCGCCATGCTCGCCTGCTGCTGCGATTTCCGCGTCATGCGCGCCGATCGCGGCTATTTCTGCTTCCCGGAGGTGGATATCTCGATCCCCTTCCTGCCCTCCATGATCGCCTTCACCCGCAAGGCCATCCCCGAGCCGCGCTTCAACGACCTCATCCTGTCGGGCCGCCGTGCCACGGCAGAGGATCTCCTCGCCGACAAGGTCATCACCGCAGCCTTCCCCGACGCCGAGGCCACCCTCGCAGGCGCCCTCGAGCTGGCCGAGGGCTTCTCGAAGAGCCGCGCCATCTTCGGCGAGCTCAAGCGCCGCATGCACCGGGACATCCTGCGCGTGATGCGCGAGGAGGACCCGGCCTATATCGATCCGCTCAACCTCACGGTCTGA
- a CDS encoding SDR family NAD(P)-dependent oxidoreductase, whose product MTHPALTSASVAVVTGGASGIGLAIASEYARLGMRVVVVDLAADRLAAAGERLRAAGAAEVMTSETDISDRAAVEALEARVAEAFGGTDILMANAGIGVSSSCLGTREAWEATLGVNLWGPVHCCQAFVPRMIARGRPGFIVNTGSKQGITTPPGNPAYNVSKAGLKAYTEALAHELRTTEGAALTAHLLVPGFVHTGMTGRAEKPPAAWTAEQTAAFFLKSLARGDFYILCPDNDVPRALDEKRIAWAMGDLIENRPALSRWHPDYAEAFAAHVKES is encoded by the coding sequence ATGACCCATCCCGCGCTCACATCCGCCTCCGTGGCCGTCGTCACCGGCGGCGCATCCGGGATCGGGCTCGCGATCGCCAGCGAGTACGCCCGGCTTGGGATGCGCGTGGTGGTGGTGGACCTCGCGGCCGACAGGCTGGCTGCGGCGGGAGAACGGCTGCGCGCAGCGGGGGCGGCGGAGGTAATGACGTCCGAGACCGACATCTCCGACCGCGCCGCCGTGGAGGCGCTCGAGGCACGTGTGGCGGAGGCCTTCGGCGGCACCGACATTCTCATGGCCAATGCCGGGATCGGCGTGAGCTCGTCCTGTCTCGGCACGCGCGAGGCCTGGGAGGCGACACTCGGGGTCAATCTCTGGGGGCCAGTGCATTGCTGCCAGGCCTTCGTGCCTCGGATGATTGCCCGCGGGCGGCCCGGCTTCATCGTCAACACGGGCTCAAAGCAGGGCATCACCACGCCGCCGGGGAACCCAGCCTACAATGTGTCGAAGGCGGGCCTCAAAGCCTATACCGAAGCGCTGGCCCACGAACTCAGGACCACCGAGGGCGCGGCGCTGACGGCGCATCTCCTCGTCCCCGGCTTCGTCCATACGGGCATGACCGGACGGGCCGAGAAGCCCCCGGCGGCGTGGACGGCGGAACAAACGGCGGCGTTTTTCCTCAAAAGCCTCGCACGCGGTGATTTCTACATCCTGTGCCCCGATAACGACGTGCCGCGCGCGCTCGACGAAAAGCGCATCGCCTGGGCCATGGGCGACCTCATCGAGAACCGCCCGGCCCTGAGCCGCTGGCACCCCGATTATGCCGAGGCCTTCGCGGCCCATGTGAAAGAGAGCTGA
- a CDS encoding GAF domain-containing protein, giving the protein MRHADLVFSAITSEQAARSRIVASWARSHRRHGLDPARKGEATVLSAWEMRPRLEASERLTRVAASKLDQLYGLVSISGCAVVLTDGDGVILDRRVSDGEAGAFASWGLIEGADWSEAQEGTNGIGTCLAEKRSLIVHRDEHFCSKNVAMSCIDSPIYGADGAILGALDVSSARADQTAAMNSMMAAMVAQTARQIEADNLKASFEGARVVFAGGEDADRNALLAINGDDVVIGATRAARQLYGWRAEGAFEPVAATDIFGRDGALTGLDRSEKAALVRALTRAGGNASAAAKALGIGRATLYRRMKRLGISRTL; this is encoded by the coding sequence ATGCGTCACGCAGACCTCGTCTTTTCCGCCATCACATCGGAGCAAGCCGCGCGCTCCCGCATCGTCGCCTCCTGGGCGCGGTCGCACCGGCGTCACGGGCTCGACCCAGCACGCAAGGGCGAGGCGACGGTGCTGAGCGCGTGGGAAATGCGGCCGCGACTGGAGGCCAGCGAGCGCCTTACGCGGGTGGCGGCGTCCAAGCTCGACCAGCTCTACGGGCTTGTTTCCATTTCAGGTTGTGCCGTCGTGCTCACCGACGGCGACGGCGTCATCCTCGACCGCCGCGTGTCGGATGGTGAGGCCGGGGCTTTCGCCTCCTGGGGTCTCATCGAGGGCGCGGATTGGAGCGAGGCGCAGGAGGGCACCAACGGCATCGGGACCTGCCTCGCCGAGAAGCGGAGCCTCATCGTGCACCGGGACGAGCACTTCTGCTCGAAGAACGTGGCCATGAGCTGCATCGATTCGCCGATCTACGGCGCGGATGGGGCGATCCTAGGCGCACTCGACGTCTCCTCCGCCCGGGCCGACCAGACCGCGGCGATGAACTCCATGATGGCGGCCATGGTCGCGCAGACCGCCCGGCAGATCGAGGCGGACAATCTCAAGGCCAGTTTCGAGGGCGCGCGCGTCGTCTTTGCAGGCGGCGAGGATGCCGATCGCAACGCGCTTCTCGCGATCAACGGCGATGACGTCGTCATCGGGGCCACGCGCGCGGCGCGGCAGCTTTACGGCTGGCGCGCGGAGGGCGCCTTCGAGCCCGTGGCGGCCACCGACATCTTCGGGCGCGACGGCGCGCTCACGGGGCTCGACCGCTCCGAGAAGGCGGCGCTCGTGCGCGCGCTCACCCGCGCGGGCGGCAATGCCTCGGCGGCCGCCAAGGCGCTCGGCATCGGGCGGGCCACGCTCTACCGCCGCATGAAGCGACTGGGCATTTCAAGAACGCTCTGA
- the adh gene encoding aldehyde dehydrogenase — protein MTLIDGGTHVAPFAKSYDNFIGGKFVAPKSGRYFDNVSPLTGLSMGQVARSGAEDIEAALDAAHKAADAWGKTSVTERSNMLLKIAQVLEDNLELLAICETWDNGKAIRETRAADLPLAIDHFRYFAGVIRGQEGTMSEIDHDTVAYHFHEPLGVVGQIIPWNFPLLMATWKLAPALAAGNCIVLKPAEQTPATIMVLLELIADILPAGVLNVVNGFGLEAGKPLAQSTRVAKVAFTGETTTGRLIMQYASENIIPVTLELGGKSPNIFFSDIAAEDDAYFDKCVEGFVMFALNQGEVCTCPSRALIHESIYDKFMERCLERTKAIALGDPREGDTMMGAQASSEQKEKILSYFDIAKQEGAEVLTGGTERKMTGDLEGGYYIEPTILKGHNKMRVFQEEIFGPVVSVTTFKDDAEALDLANDTLYGLGAGVWSRDANKCYRFGREVKAGRVWTNCYHLYPAHAAFGGYKQSGIGRENHRMMLDHYQQTKNMLVSYSPNKLGFF, from the coding sequence ATGACCCTTATCGACGGGGGCACCCATGTGGCACCCTTCGCCAAGAGCTATGACAACTTCATCGGTGGCAAATTCGTGGCCCCCAAATCGGGCCGCTACTTCGACAACGTGAGCCCGCTCACGGGCCTGAGCATGGGCCAGGTCGCGCGCTCCGGCGCGGAGGACATCGAGGCCGCCCTCGATGCCGCGCACAAGGCCGCCGATGCCTGGGGCAAGACCTCCGTCACCGAGCGCTCCAACATGCTCCTCAAGATCGCGCAGGTCCTCGAGGACAATCTCGAGCTCCTCGCCATTTGCGAGACCTGGGACAACGGCAAGGCCATCCGCGAGACCCGCGCCGCTGACCTGCCGCTCGCCATCGACCACTTCCGCTATTTCGCCGGTGTCATCCGCGGGCAGGAAGGCACGATGTCCGAGATCGACCACGACACGGTCGCCTACCACTTCCACGAGCCGCTGGGCGTCGTGGGGCAGATCATCCCGTGGAACTTCCCGCTCCTCATGGCCACATGGAAGCTTGCCCCGGCGCTGGCGGCGGGTAACTGCATCGTGCTCAAGCCCGCCGAACAGACGCCGGCCACGATCATGGTGCTTCTCGAGCTCATAGCCGACATCCTGCCGGCGGGCGTGCTCAACGTGGTCAACGGGTTCGGCCTCGAAGCGGGCAAGCCGCTCGCGCAATCCACGCGCGTGGCCAAGGTCGCCTTCACCGGCGAGACAACGACCGGCCGCCTCATCATGCAGTACGCCTCCGAGAATATCATCCCGGTGACGCTGGAGCTCGGCGGGAAATCCCCCAACATCTTCTTCAGCGACATCGCCGCCGAGGATGACGCCTATTTCGACAAGTGCGTCGAGGGCTTCGTGATGTTCGCGCTCAACCAGGGCGAGGTCTGCACCTGCCCGTCGCGCGCACTGATCCACGAGAGCATCTATGACAAGTTCATGGAGCGCTGCCTGGAGCGGACAAAGGCCATCGCGCTAGGCGATCCCCGCGAGGGCGACACGATGATGGGCGCGCAGGCCTCGAGCGAGCAGAAGGAAAAGATCCTGAGCTACTTCGACATCGCCAAGCAGGAGGGCGCGGAAGTGCTCACCGGTGGCACGGAGCGCAAGATGACCGGGGACCTCGAGGGCGGCTACTACATCGAGCCGACCATCCTGAAGGGCCACAACAAGATGCGCGTCTTCCAGGAGGAGATCTTCGGGCCGGTCGTCTCCGTCACCACTTTCAAGGACGATGCCGAGGCGCTCGATCTCGCCAATGACACGCTCTACGGCCTCGGCGCCGGCGTGTGGTCGCGCGATGCCAACAAGTGCTACCGCTTCGGGCGCGAGGTGAAGGCGGGGCGCGTCTGGACGAACTGCTACCACCTCTATCCCGCGCACGCGGCCTTCGGTGGCTACAAGCAGTCCGGTATCGGGCGCGAAAACCACCGCATGATGCTCGACCACTACCAGCAGACCAAGAACATGCTGGTGAGCTACTCGCCCAACAAGCTGGGCTTCTTTTAA
- a CDS encoding DUF779 domain-containing protein gives MTEHVTISCATDADVVEGTSATARVTATPAALALIEEIRGDHGAVMFHQSGGCCDGSAPMCYPVGDFRTGASDVKLGEIDGAEVWISGPQFEAWKHTQLILDVVDGRGGMFSLDNGTGKRFLTRSRIFTDEEKAELGL, from the coding sequence ATGACAGAACACGTGACAATCTCCTGCGCCACGGACGCGGACGTGGTCGAGGGCACCTCGGCCACCGCGCGCGTCACGGCGACCCCGGCCGCCCTCGCGCTCATCGAGGAGATCCGCGGGGACCACGGCGCGGTGATGTTTCACCAGTCCGGCGGCTGCTGTGATGGCTCCGCGCCCATGTGCTACCCTGTGGGCGATTTCCGCACCGGCGCGTCTGATGTGAAGCTGGGCGAGATCGACGGGGCGGAGGTCTGGATCTCGGGCCCTCAATTCGAAGCCTGGAAGCACACGCAGCTCATTCTCGACGTCGTCGATGGGCGCGGGGGCATGTTCTCGCTCGACAACGGAACGGGGAAGCGCTTCCTGACACGGTCACGGATCTTCACCGACGAGGAGAAGGCCGAACTCGGCCTGTGA